A segment of the Candidatus Nanopelagicales bacterium genome:
TGGCGTGTCGCTGCTGCTTGTATTGGCTCCCAATCGACATCAGATATTGCGGTCGTTCTCGGGAGCCTGTCGGGCGTTGACGGCACGCAAGATCCTTGTCGTTCTGGGTTCGTACCTAATGTGGTCCGCGCTAGTCGTCTATGGCGCGTACCGCCTCGGACTGTGGTCGGTCGAGCTGACGAAGGACACGGTCATCGTCATTGTCTTCGCCGGGCTGCCGCTCGTCTTTGCCGCGGGCAAGTTCGACGGCGGAAAGCAGATCATGCGGAAAGTAGCCACGGAGGTGCTAGGCATCTCGGCGCTGCTAGTCGTCTACCTCAGCCTCGCATTGTTCCCGCTGTGGGCCGAAATTCTGTTGCAATCGCTCCTCCTCATTCTCGTAATGCTTGTGACTGTCGGCGCACGGCAAGCGAGCACGGCGAAGCTGACCGGGTGCCTGAACGCGATAGTCGCCTCCATCACTCTCGGGGTCGCCATCTACGTCGCACTTCAGGTGTATTGGAACTTTGGGTCGTATGACTGGACCGAAGAGGCTCGCACCTTCGCGCTGTCGATTTGGCTGCCGATCGCCCTCATTCCGTTTGTCTACATTTGGGGGTTTCGCATGGCCTGTGAGTTGACCCTGCTCCGCGTGCGATGGCAAGGCGAGGATCGTTCTGTCCCTCGGCGCGTCCAACTTGCGATCGTTCTGGGCTTCCTTGGAAGTCTTCGTTATGCGACCCGATTCAAGCTTCACTGGATCGGAGATCTGGCGAGAGAAACCTCCTTCCGAGGCGCGTGGCGTGCCATGCGCGAATTCCGTCGCGCTGTCCGCGTTAACCGGCGCGCAGAACGTGCACGTAAGGCTCGCCTTGAGCGCTTCGCGGGTGTTGTCGGTCTCGATTCTGCAGGGCTTCAACTCGACCGCAGAGAATTTCACGAGACCAAGGACGGACTTATCGATGTCTACTACACGCAGTCCGGGTACTTCAGCCAGCACCGTCGATACGAGTCCGACGCGGAAGCCATCTTTCGACTGAGCTTGCTCTCCAAGTTGCCTGACGAGCACCAGATCCAGTTTCGAGTTAGCAAGGATCGCAGGACATGGAGAGCCTGGCGTCAGACGCCTGCAGGCTACGTCTTCGCCGTTGGAGGGACGAAGGACATCAACCAGGAATGGCGATTCGATGGTGACGATCCTCCCGAAGACTTTCCGCGTCAGGGGGGCCGGCGGTGGCGAGACATGATGATCGAGGATGAGTCACCAGAGTGGGCCAAGGACGACGCGCCGATTCCAGACGCGTGAGACGCGGCACCCGTCCCCGCTGAGTTCTGTTGGAGCCGGCTTACAGCGGGGATCCCGCCGCCGACGGCAGATCTCATCGGCGTCCGGCAGACTTGTGTCGTGACCGATCCCAACGAAAACACGCTTGCAGCGATGGCCAGCCAGCCGTCGCGGCCCGAGATGTGGAAACTAGCACTCCCGGCTATCCGGGACGTCATACGAGCGATTGAGGACTACCTCGCCGATCCTGGGTGGGTGCCACGACTGAGCGACGGCACTCTGACGTGGTCCAATCGCGGATGGCCCTCCGTTTCCACACCAGTGATTGGCCCACAAGACGGTCGAATCGACTACGCAGCTCTCATCGGAAAGGGCCACAGACCGATCGATGCGACCTCATTTGAGAGTGTTCGGAATTTTGTCGCCTTCGTGCTTGCGGATCCAACTATCTCGCCGCGTCTAAAGCCCGCCATGGATGGAGTCGCTGCGGACACTGTTACGTACTTTGCCGGCAGCCTCGCGAGTGCGTTGCCGATCGACATAGCGACGCACTCCATGACGATCGGGCTGACGGCGGAGGATGACCTTCGTGACCTGTACTGCCAGATCGAGCGCTATTGGCTGGCTCCGACCCTCTCAGTTGACTACGTCGTTCCTTTGGTGCTCACAGCGCTTGACGGTGTGGACCCTATTGAGGTCACGGCGTCAACGCGTTTGGTGAGGATGGACGACGACATGCTTCACGCGCGCGCGATGGCAGGGCAGATGAATGTGCTCGACCCAGTGCCGTCCCCGATAACCGGTGCTGCGACCCACGCGCTAGTGATCGGGACGTTCCAACGGGATAACCAAGGTCCGTTAGAAGCAATGATCTCGCGGCGTAGCCTCGACTTAGACGATGTCCTTAGCGAGGCGGACCTGGCTTGTGAATCGTTGCGCATCCTCGGTGTGAAGGTGGTCGGATACGCAAGTGTCTTCCTGGTCCCGCGCGATTTCTCTTCCGGCTGGCATCGTCGCGGACTTCCAGAGCTATCGCTAGTCAAGACGATGCG
Coding sequences within it:
- a CDS encoding HEPN domain-containing protein, with protein sequence MTDPNENTLAAMASQPSRPEMWKLALPAIRDVIRAIEDYLADPGWVPRLSDGTLTWSNRGWPSVSTPVIGPQDGRIDYAALIGKGHRPIDATSFESVRNFVAFVLADPTISPRLKPAMDGVAADTVTYFAGSLASALPIDIATHSMTIGLTAEDDLRDLYCQIERYWLAPTLSVDYVVPLVLTALDGVDPIEVTASTRLVRMDDDMLHARAMAGQMNVLDPVPSPITGAATHALVIGTFQRDNQGPLEAMISRRSLDLDDVLSEADLACESLRILGVKVVGYASVFLVPRDFSSGWHRRGLPELSLVKTMRRYPEILDNYGWLADIPAFPMRWLDGLPTVASALAQASPRVRLASRRLTQSMLRSDELDRLLDACIGIEALVGGDDNNEITHRLAQRVGVALATSRTADGRRRSLGSTDLDKVYETMKAVYSDRSKVVHGTTHVPKTRDFRGELIPTHLLAGDILRYLLIEALDRPDEISGKKLDQRLLHGATRDLAEYSTRIKASEGTVARAAINASGRMDEPPLRPHPDRADPQVPTSPRYPDHDGNGA